Proteins from a genomic interval of Cyclopterus lumpus isolate fCycLum1 chromosome 18, fCycLum1.pri, whole genome shotgun sequence:
- the gal3st3 gene encoding galactose-3-O-sulfotransferase 3, with translation MSQRKIFLVFIAISTVSLLLHHGGHLSWTMEAFHLGCPALRSHPAPGLKPKHTNVAFLKTHKTASTTMQNLLFRFAERNNLTVALPVQACSHQFCYPRSFTSHFVHPHTLPPNIVTSHMRFNKAEMQRLMPNNTIYITILREPGSMFESLFSYYNQYCQSFKRVPNGSLEAFLEEPWLYYRHDEKDSMYARNTLTFDLGGDKDRPATDVAYARGFLAEVDRVYSLVMIAEYFDESLVLLRHLLSWDLDDILYVKLNMRTPSSKKSLTPGLASKIRSWNSIDALLYDHFNASLWRQLSVLGPACVAREVKLLQRAQERLMKSCFGGRMPLLRSAAQIKNKDLRPWQPSGKVDIVGYDLPVNLSRGFSSQAQELCLKLIMPEVQYTRVLLRTQSLRYRQSYQLRPAQQSHTIQQPIRTSLPRHGQLQRTASGTGSTSTSKPAAGT, from the exons ATGTCGCAGAGGAAGATATTCCTGGTCTTCATCGCCATCAGCACCGTCAGTCTCCTGCTGCACCATGGGGGCCACTTGAGCTG gACCATGGAGGCCTTCCACCTCGGTTGCCCCGCCCTCCGTTCCCACCCCGCCCCGGGCCTGAAACCCAAGCACACCAACGTGGCCTTCCTCAAGACCCACAAAACGGCCAGCACCACCATGCAGAACCTGCTCTTCCGCTTCGCGGAGCGCAACAACCTCACGGTGGCGTTGCCCGTGCAGGCCTGCAGTCACCAGTTCTGCTACCCACGCTCCTTCACTTCTCACTTCGTCCACCCGCACACGCTACCGCCCAACATTGTCACCAGCCACATGCGCTTCAACAAGGCGGAGATGCAGCGCCTGATGCCCAACAACACAATTTATATCACAATCCTGAGAGAGCCGGGCTCCATGTTTGAATCCTTGTTCAGCTACTACAACCAGTACTGTCAGAGCTTCAAGAGGGTCCCCAATGGCTCCTTGGAGGCTTTCTTAGAGGAACCATGGCTCTACTACCGGCACGATGAGAAGGACTCCATGTACGCACGCAACACCTTGACGTTCGACTTGGGCGGAGACAAGGACCGCCCGGCAACAGACGTGGCGTATGCACGGGGCTTCCTGGCGGAAGTGGACAGAGTTTACTCCCTGGTGATGATCGCCGAGTACTTTGACGAGTCGCTGGTTCTCCTTCGGCATCTCCTCTCTTGGGACCTGGATGACATCCTGTACGTTAAACTCAACATGCGAACCCCGAGCTCAAAGAAGAGCCTAACACCGGGCCTGGCTTCAAAGATCCGCTCCTGGAATTCCATAGACGCACTCCTCTACGACCACTTCAACGCCTCCTTGTGGCGCCAGCTGTCGGTGCTGGGTCCAGCTTGCGTGGCAAGGGAGGTGAAACTCCTTCAGCGAGCCCAGGAGAGGCTGATGAAAAGCTGCTTCGGTGGGCGGATGCCACTTCTACGGTCAGccgcacaaataaaaaataaggatCTCCGCCCCTGGCAGCCTAGTGGAAAAGTTGACATTGTGGGCTACGACCTCCCGGTAAATCTCAGCCGTGGCTTCTCCAGCCAGGCCCAGGAGCTCTGCCTCAAGCTCATCATGCCTGAAGTCCAGTACACACGGGTGCTTCTACGTACCCAATCGCTGCGCTACCGCCAAAGCTACCAGCTCCGCCCTGCACAGCAGTCACATACCATCCAACAGCCCATACGCACATCCCTGCCTCGGCATGGTCAGCTGCAGCGCACTGCATCAGGGACAGggtccacctccacctcaaagCCCGCTGCAGGAACTTAA